The Thunnus thynnus chromosome 22, fThuThy2.1, whole genome shotgun sequence genome includes a window with the following:
- the si:ch73-335l21.4 gene encoding E3 ubiquitin-protein ligase-like, which yields MYSELDCGICYQTYNAGLRCPRELHCKHSFCESCLLALSRPHGPEEARLGADRLIVCPLCRHTTPISGEGKVRADLKVDEHVLERLMAAGVLGQEEDDPEEEEEDGQVQDGCDDGEEATLAETGAEESGSSSGSSGGRHRRFWSKVWRKINGKTSRKRGGEKFLSNDDLKNFAMMSCYMF from the exons ATGTATTCAGAGCTTGACTGCGGAATTTGTTACCAGACCTACAACGCAGGTCTGCGGTGTCCCCGGGAGCTCCACTGCAAACACAGCTTCTGTGAGAGCTGCCTGCTGGCCCTTTCACGACCCCACGGACCCGAGGAGGCGCGTCTGGGAGCCGACAGACTCATCGTGTGCCCGCTGTGCCGACACACCACCCCCATATCCGGCGAGGGGAAGGTGAGAGCGGATCTCAAGGTGGACGAGCATGTCCTGGAGCGTCTAATGGCAGCGGGGGTCCTCGGGCAAGAGGAGGACGAcccagaggaagaggaggaggacggtcAAGTTCAAGACGGCTGTGACGACGGCGAGGAGGCGACGCTCGCCGAGACTGGCGCCGAGGAGAGCGGCTCCTCCTCGGGATCCAGTGGTGGGAGGCACCGGCGGTTTTGGTCGAAAGTTTGGCGGAAGATAAACGGGAAGACGTCACGAAAGAGAGGCGGAGAAA AATTTTTGAGCAATGATGACTTAAAGAACTTCGCCATGATGTCCTGCTACATGTTTTAA
- the si:ch73-335l21.2 gene encoding RING finger domain-containing protein, translating into MIGDAVSAPQQGGPAAAEPSPSTTPGEPMDVECPICYQEYNQYNKCPRMLECLHVFCTECLQRIQLCPSEPPDTRSPPAIPCPLCRHLTPLEAGDALSLPCNSHILARLPPVAFRLPVAMTTRLATVTQRVVLSLEGDSRDTRFIILPTVSLRVQQMHPERPYGTAPGLMGEEEVIQQSKKTLFCVQLLAVIFWVLFVITCVVGVVFGPHFLNRKF; encoded by the coding sequence ATGATAGGGGATGCTGTCTCAGCCCCCCAGCAGGGGGGCCCAGCTGCTGCAGAACCCAGCCCCAGTACCACCCCAGGGGAACCCATGGATGTGGAATGTCCCATCTGCTACCAGGAGTACAACCAGTACAACAAATGTCCCCGGATGCTGGAGTGTCTCCATGTCTTCTGCACCGAGTGCCTCCAGAGGATCCAGCTATGCCCCTCTGAGCCCCCCGACACCCGCAGCCCACCAGCCATCCCCTGCCCCCTCTGTCGCCACCTCACCCCGCTGGAGGCCGGGGATGCCCTCTCCTTACCCTGCAACTCCCACATCCTGGCCAGGCTGCCCCCCGTGGCCTTCCGCCTGCCCGTGGCCATGACGACTCGCCTGGCCACCGTCACCCAGAGGGTGGTGCTCTCCCTGGAGGGTGACAGCAGAGACACCCGCTTCATCATCCTGCCCACTGTCAGCCTCCGGGTACAGCAGATGCACCCGGAGAGGCCGTACGGCACAGCGCCAGGCCTGATGGGGGAAGAGGAAGTCATACAGCAGAGCAAGAAGACACTGTTCTGTgtgcagctgctggctgttaTCTTCTGGGTGCTGTTTGTGATCACCTGTGTGGTCGGGGTGGTGTTTGGACCACATTTCTTAAACAGGAAATTTTAA